The following are encoded in a window of Halorarum salinum genomic DNA:
- a CDS encoding NUDIX domain-containing protein encodes MECTRHITATVYLVNEGATVLHEHPKLGIHVPPGGHLDRDELPHEAALREAYEETGLEPELVDDTDPVDAPAGRTLPDPRHTMLYDINVHEDGSVGHQHVDLIYFAHVGSRAIAPPAPANEAPPEAWEWYDAERLRAGDVDADTTEIGIEAIEVVSGAR; translated from the coding sequence ATGGAGTGTACTCGCCACATCACGGCGACCGTCTACCTCGTCAACGAGGGCGCGACCGTCCTGCACGAACACCCGAAACTCGGCATCCACGTCCCGCCGGGCGGCCACCTGGACCGCGACGAACTCCCCCACGAGGCCGCGCTCAGAGAGGCGTACGAGGAGACCGGGCTCGAACCGGAACTAGTGGACGACACCGACCCCGTCGACGCGCCGGCCGGTCGGACGCTGCCGGATCCGCGCCACACGATGCTGTACGACATCAACGTCCACGAGGACGGCTCCGTGGGCCACCAGCACGTCGACCTCATCTACTTCGCGCACGTCGGATCGCGGGCGATCGCGCCACCCGCCCCCGCGAACGAGGCGCCGCCCGAGGCGTGGGAGTGGTACGACGCCGAACGGCTACGGGCCGGCGACGTCGACGCCGACACGACCGAGATCGGGATCGAGGCGATCGAGGTCGTCTCGGGCGCCCGCTGA
- a CDS encoding transcription initiation factor IIB, which translates to MSENVRDDADDRTRRQDERSETSEERQREACPECGGDLVADSERGETVCRDCGLVVEEDEIDRGPEWRAFDAAEKDEKSRVGAPTTNMMHDKGLSTNIGWQNKDAYGNQLSGRQREKMQRLRTWNERFRTRDSKERNLKQALGEIDRMASALGLPENVRETASVIYRRALNDDLLPGRSIEGVSTSALYAAARQAGTPRSLDEIASVSRVEKDEIARTYRYVVRELSLEIQPADPEQYVPRFASELELSEEAERRARKLLSTAKAQGVHSGKSPVGLAAAAVYAASLLTNEKVTQSEVSEVANISEVTIRNRYHELLEAEEEVRLD; encoded by the coding sequence ATGAGCGAAAACGTCCGAGACGACGCGGACGACCGTACGAGACGACAGGACGAACGATCCGAGACGAGCGAGGAGCGCCAGCGGGAGGCGTGCCCGGAGTGCGGCGGCGACCTCGTGGCCGACTCCGAGCGGGGCGAGACCGTCTGTCGCGACTGCGGGCTCGTCGTCGAGGAGGACGAGATCGACCGCGGGCCCGAGTGGCGCGCGTTCGACGCCGCCGAGAAGGACGAGAAGAGCCGCGTCGGCGCCCCCACGACCAACATGATGCACGACAAGGGGCTCTCGACGAACATCGGCTGGCAGAACAAGGACGCCTACGGCAACCAGCTCTCGGGCCGCCAGCGGGAGAAGATGCAACGGCTCCGGACCTGGAACGAGCGGTTCCGGACGCGGGACTCGAAGGAGCGGAACCTGAAGCAGGCGCTCGGCGAGATCGACCGCATGGCCAGCGCGCTCGGCCTCCCGGAGAACGTCCGCGAGACCGCCTCGGTCATCTACCGCCGCGCGCTGAACGACGATCTCCTTCCGGGCCGGTCCATCGAGGGCGTCTCCACCTCCGCGCTGTACGCGGCAGCGAGGCAGGCGGGGACGCCGCGCTCGCTCGACGAGATCGCGAGCGTCTCGCGGGTCGAGAAGGACGAGATCGCCAGGACCTACCGCTACGTCGTCCGCGAACTGAGCCTCGAGATCCAGCCGGCCGACCCGGAGCAGTACGTCCCCCGGTTCGCCTCCGAACTCGAGCTCTCGGAGGAGGCCGAGCGGCGGGCCCGCAAGCTCCTCTCGACCGCGAAGGCCCAGGGCGTCCACTCGGGCAAGTCGCCCGTGGGGCTCGCGGCGGCCGCCGTCTACGCGGCGTCGCTTCTCACCAACGAGAAGGTCACACAGAGCGAGGTCAGCGAGGTGGCGAACATCTCCGAGGTCACCATCAGGAACCGCTACCACGAGCTGCTCGAGGCCGAGGAGGAGGTCCGACTCGACTGA
- the gatC gene encoding Asp-tRNA(Asn)/Glu-tRNA(Gln) amidotransferase subunit GatC — protein sequence MTDTADAGDADDEVDPDAVRHVADLARVDLTDAEAAEFAEQFSDVLSYFEALDEVPAVEDEPDLVNVMRADEVREGLTQEEALANAPESEEGYFKGPRVS from the coding sequence ATGACGGACACCGCCGACGCGGGGGACGCGGACGACGAGGTGGACCCCGATGCGGTCCGCCACGTCGCGGACCTCGCCAGGGTCGACCTGACCGACGCGGAGGCCGCGGAGTTCGCCGAGCAGTTCTCGGACGTCCTCTCGTACTTCGAGGCGCTCGACGAGGTGCCGGCCGTCGAGGACGAACCCGACCTCGTGAACGTGATGCGCGCCGACGAGGTCCGCGAGGGGCTCACCCAGGAGGAGGCGCTCGCGAACGCCCCGGAGTCCGAGGAGGGGTACTTCAAGGGCCCCCGGGTGTCGTAG
- the gatA gene encoding Asp-tRNA(Asn)/Glu-tRNA(Gln) amidotransferase subunit GatA, whose translation MADYNAFVTKTTVEGADEGPLAGTTVAVKDNISTEGVRTTCGSAMLTEYVPPYDATVVERLKDAGATVVGKANMDEFGMGGTTETSAFGPVKNPADPERVPGGSSGGSAAAVAAGQADVALGSDTGGSVRNPAAFCGVVGIKPTYGLVSRYGLVAYANSLEQIGPLAPTVEEAAALLDVVAGPDGNDSTTREEGADSNYAAAADGDVESLTVGVPAELAEGADEAVASTFEDALADLESRGAETVEVSLPSVEHAVQAYYVIAMSEASSNLARFDGVRYGVSGGEGNWNESFARAREEGFGPEVKRRVLLGTYALSAGYHDKYYKKAQDARAWVKRDFDEALAEADVLATPTMPVLPPKRGESLDDPLSLYLMDANTVPVNLANLPAVSVPAGEADGLPVGMQFVGPKFGEETIVRAASAVES comes from the coding sequence ATGGCCGACTACAACGCGTTCGTCACCAAGACGACCGTCGAGGGCGCCGACGAGGGGCCGCTGGCCGGGACGACCGTCGCCGTCAAGGACAACATCTCCACCGAGGGCGTCAGGACGACGTGCGGGTCGGCGATGCTCACCGAGTACGTCCCCCCGTACGACGCGACGGTCGTCGAGCGCCTGAAGGACGCCGGCGCGACCGTCGTCGGGAAGGCGAACATGGACGAGTTCGGGATGGGCGGGACGACGGAGACGTCGGCGTTCGGTCCCGTGAAGAACCCGGCGGACCCGGAGCGCGTCCCGGGTGGCTCCTCCGGCGGATCCGCCGCGGCCGTCGCGGCCGGCCAGGCCGACGTCGCGCTCGGTTCGGACACCGGCGGATCCGTCCGGAACCCGGCGGCGTTCTGCGGCGTCGTCGGCATCAAGCCCACCTACGGGCTCGTCTCCCGGTACGGCCTCGTGGCCTACGCGAACTCCCTCGAACAGATCGGCCCGCTCGCGCCCACCGTCGAGGAGGCGGCCGCCCTGCTCGACGTCGTTGCGGGCCCGGACGGGAACGACTCCACGACCCGGGAGGAGGGCGCCGACTCGAACTACGCGGCCGCCGCGGACGGCGACGTCGAGAGCCTGACCGTCGGCGTCCCCGCCGAACTCGCGGAGGGGGCAGACGAGGCGGTCGCCTCGACGTTCGAGGACGCGCTGGCGGACCTCGAATCGCGGGGCGCCGAGACGGTCGAGGTGTCGCTCCCGTCGGTCGAACACGCCGTGCAGGCGTACTACGTCATCGCGATGTCGGAGGCGTCCTCGAACCTCGCGCGGTTCGACGGCGTCCGCTACGGCGTCTCCGGCGGGGAGGGCAACTGGAACGAGTCGTTCGCGCGCGCCAGGGAGGAGGGCTTCGGCCCGGAAGTGAAGCGACGTGTCCTCCTCGGGACGTACGCCCTCTCGGCGGGCTACCACGACAAGTACTACAAGAAGGCCCAGGACGCCCGCGCGTGGGTGAAGCGGGACTTCGACGAGGCGCTCGCGGAGGCCGACGTCCTCGCGACCCCCACGATGCCGGTGCTCCCGCCGAAGCGCGGCGAGAGCCTCGACGATCCGCTCTCGCTGTACCTGATGGACGCGAACACCGTCCCGGTGAACCTCGCGAACCTCCCCGCCGTCTCGGTGCCGGCCGGCGAGGCCGACGGCCTCCCCGTCGGGATGCAGTTCGTCGGGCCGAAGTTCGGCGAGGAGACGATCGTCCGGGCCGCGAGCGCCGTCGAGTCGTAA
- a CDS encoding DUF7503 family protein — translation MSDNPVKTYLASHPRACGAVFMMCMLLASAGNAAATASCFNGP, via the coding sequence ATGTCCGACAACCCGGTCAAGACCTACCTCGCATCGCACCCGAGAGCCTGCGGCGCCGTCTTCATGATGTGCATGCTGCTCGCCAGCGCGGGCAACGCGGCGGCGACGGCGTCCTGCTTCAACGGCCCGTAA
- a CDS encoding caspase family protein, with translation MIRFERDGEDLLVRDDIEDVSFRVDAGGAGRRATDADGFVFPVDSAVTVETDHLAFRKPVAVYVREDGSPVDSCPPGQCTAIDAGRYELEVSSAPMKLYLRLDGPFRIDSEGDRTRFEYDGTRTVRVGARSFHGRPAGTVTVPETPRGLMDAVSTFGSALATTSPERSFPTLRGHPPLVSFGDEREIPSFAAPPGTGVRIAVPEEWGAVYTVATLAYYLGATVVPGDAPAVTAAGTTHRLDGGGLAAETREFLEHVFLLDCVVRTEGFYDVDLHERRVVDERVDLDLGRLYDLPLDERLAAYVDVPTDDLSGLLDWHLTADVAPEPSSAELLPFVVNDLSAIRNPEAIPAAAERQEDSLGDFYRSEDEGGVGVDGDAFEDETVVTPEPVDTVGHVWVGDGYPVGASKPTVGSYRRRLDQPASESRVIDVQVVCNEDEMREETEQLYGFRDYLEFDIDIAFDLTCEQLRELLAAEHDFLHFVGHVDAEGMKCSDGYLDLHTLEGTGVKAFLLNACTSYTQGMELVRAGSIGGLVTTTDVGNIMATNAGRTMARLLDYGFDLHGVLDVVKKVHVVGGAYSVVGDAGVTLCQADSGAPTLVEIMTRNKPSEDRFEITHRVVPNRSYGAGSFFVDHFDEDGAYYLLGSRPPTLTIERENLQSTTKQKRTPLIIDHELQWSDELDFSKI, from the coding sequence GTGATACGGTTCGAACGGGACGGGGAGGACCTGCTGGTCCGGGACGACATCGAGGACGTGTCGTTCAGGGTCGACGCGGGCGGCGCCGGCCGACGCGCGACCGACGCGGACGGCTTCGTGTTCCCCGTCGACTCGGCCGTGACCGTGGAGACCGACCACCTCGCCTTCCGGAAGCCCGTGGCCGTGTACGTCCGGGAGGACGGGTCGCCGGTCGACTCCTGTCCGCCGGGACAGTGTACGGCGATCGACGCGGGACGGTACGAACTGGAGGTGTCGTCCGCCCCGATGAAGCTGTACCTCCGGCTGGACGGCCCGTTCCGCATCGACAGCGAGGGGGACCGAACGCGGTTCGAGTACGACGGGACCCGGACGGTCCGCGTCGGCGCCCGGTCGTTCCACGGGCGGCCCGCGGGCACGGTCACGGTACCGGAGACGCCACGGGGCCTGATGGACGCCGTCTCGACGTTCGGGTCGGCGCTCGCAACCACCTCCCCCGAACGCTCGTTCCCCACGCTGCGTGGGCACCCGCCGCTCGTCTCGTTCGGGGACGAGCGCGAGATTCCGTCGTTCGCCGCCCCGCCCGGGACCGGGGTCAGGATCGCCGTCCCCGAGGAGTGGGGTGCGGTGTACACCGTCGCGACGCTCGCGTACTACCTCGGGGCGACGGTGGTTCCCGGCGACGCGCCGGCGGTCACGGCCGCCGGGACGACCCACCGTCTCGACGGCGGGGGCCTCGCGGCCGAGACGAGGGAGTTCCTCGAACACGTGTTCCTGCTCGACTGCGTCGTCCGGACCGAGGGGTTCTACGACGTCGACCTCCACGAGCGCCGCGTCGTCGACGAGCGCGTCGACCTGGACCTCGGCCGGCTGTACGACCTCCCGCTCGACGAGCGTCTCGCCGCCTACGTCGACGTCCCGACGGACGATCTCTCGGGGCTCCTCGACTGGCACCTCACCGCGGACGTGGCGCCCGAGCCCTCCAGCGCGGAGCTGCTCCCGTTCGTCGTGAACGACCTCTCGGCGATCAGGAACCCCGAGGCGATCCCGGCGGCAGCCGAGCGGCAGGAGGACTCGCTGGGCGACTTCTACCGATCCGAGGACGAGGGCGGGGTCGGGGTCGACGGGGACGCCTTCGAGGACGAGACGGTCGTCACCCCCGAGCCGGTCGACACGGTGGGGCACGTCTGGGTCGGCGACGGCTACCCCGTGGGCGCCTCGAAGCCGACGGTCGGCTCGTACCGCCGACGGCTCGACCAGCCTGCCTCGGAGTCGCGGGTCATCGACGTCCAGGTCGTCTGCAACGAGGACGAGATGCGCGAGGAGACCGAACAGCTCTACGGCTTCCGCGACTACCTCGAGTTCGACATCGACATCGCGTTCGACCTGACGTGCGAGCAGTTGCGCGAGCTGCTCGCGGCCGAACACGACTTCCTCCACTTCGTCGGCCACGTCGACGCCGAGGGGATGAAGTGTTCGGACGGGTATCTGGACCTCCACACCCTCGAGGGGACCGGCGTGAAGGCGTTCCTCCTGAACGCCTGCACCTCCTACACCCAGGGGATGGAACTCGTCCGGGCCGGCAGCATCGGCGGGCTGGTGACGACGACGGACGTCGGCAACATCATGGCGACGAACGCCGGCCGGACGATGGCGCGACTGCTCGACTACGGCTTCGACCTCCACGGCGTCCTCGACGTCGTGAAGAAGGTCCACGTCGTCGGCGGGGCGTACTCGGTCGTCGGCGACGCCGGGGTGACGCTGTGTCAGGCTGATAGCGGTGCCCCGACGTTGGTCGAGATCATGACGCGGAACAAACCTTCGGAGGACCGATTCGAGATCACTCATCGAGTCGTCCCTAACCGGAGCTACGGCGCCGGGAGCTTCTTCGTCGATCACTTCGACGAGGACGGGGCGTATTATCTCCTCGGTAGCAGGCCGCCGACCCTGACGATAGAAAGGGAAAACCTTCAATCGACTACCAAACAGAAGCGGACGCCGTTAATTATCGATCACGAACTGCAGTGGTCGGACGAACTCGACTTCTCGAAGATATGA